Proteins from a genomic interval of Gossypium hirsutum isolate 1008001.06 chromosome A09, Gossypium_hirsutum_v2.1, whole genome shotgun sequence:
- the LOC107888799 gene encoding exonuclease 1 isoform X1, which produces MGIKDLLRFMKPFIEPVHIKKYAGKRVGIDAYSWLHKGVYSCSMEICLDSNSEKKLRYVAYFMHRVNLLRHHKITPVVVFDGANIPCKAATENERYRRRKENRELAIAKLKEGDVQGATELFQRAVGITPAMANQLIQILKSENVEFVVAPYEADAQLAYLATLEAEKGGVVSVITEDSDLIAYGCPAVTFKMDRYGNGEELVLSKVFDSVSSKPSFRNFDKELFTGMCVLAGCDFLPSVPGIGIVKAHSLVSKYRNLDRVLSVLKIEKGSQMPEDYTKSFKEALAVFQHARIYDAEIRELKHIKPLTEQLLQYLDEGLDFLGPKIPPSVAVAIAEGKLDPTTMEAFDCNNIEPAKFQNSVETTDNSRQASCFVVFSSHKTREKRKTGTMSMKQVVVSTESKYFKDAGLEKLAFPVKAGPKNENMVLEETPLKVPNNNPFKKRKFDEMTELVSSKGEDEKLEMSCIFPDDSQLTFPDNSSLSDAGKLEISNQIVSIAEQILMVSEVECCETLCINMGSQESVSSKPNRVYIERKRGQNDKLKSSNCNRSGTKNTILNFARV; this is translated from the exons ATGGGAATCAAAGATCTGCTTAGGTTCATGAAACCTTTCATTGAACCGGTTCACATCAAGAAATACGCGGGCAAGCGG GTGGGTATTGATGCTTATTCATGGTTACATAAAGGAG TGTATTCATGTAGCATGGAGATTTGTTTGGATTCAAACAGTGAAAAGAAATTGCGATACGTAGCTTACTTTATGCACAGAGTCAATCTTCTTCGTCATCATAAGATAACCCCCGTTGTTGTTTTTGATGGTGCAAATATTCCCTGCAAGGCTGCCACTGAAAATGAAAGATACAG GAGGAGGAAAGAGAACCGGGAACTGGCAATTGCTAAGCTTAAAGAGGGAGATGTTCAAGGTGCAACTGAGCTTTTCCAG AGAGCAGTGGGCATCACTCCAGCCATGGCAAATCAATTGATTCAG ATCCTGAAATCAGAGAATGTTGAATTTGTGGTAGCTCCATATGAGGCTGATGCACAGCTAGCATATTTGGCCACTCTTGAGGCTGAAAAAGGTGGAGTAGTGTCAGTGATTACAGAAGACAGTGACCTAATAGCATATGGTTGTCCAGCT GTCACATTTAAAATGGACCGTTATGGCAATGGAGAAGAGCTGGTTCTGTCAAAAGTTTTTGATTCTGTATCCAGTAAACCTTCCTTCAGAAATTTTGATAAAGAATTGTTTACAG GTATGTGTGTCCTAGCTGGATGTGATTTCCTTCCATCTGTTCCTGGAATTGGTATTGTAAAGGCACATTCCTTAGTTTCCAAGTATCGGAACTTAGACCGT gTTTTATCAGTTTTGAAGATTGAGAAGGGCAGTCAGATGCCAGAAGATTACACCAAATCGTTCAAAGAAGCACTTGCAGTTTTTCAGCATGCCAGAAT ATATGATGCTGAAATCAGGGAGCTGAAACATATTAAACCTCTTACAGAACAACTTCTGCAATATCTAGATGAAGGGCTTGATTTCCTGGGACC AAAAATCCCTCCATCAGTGGCAGTTGCGATTGCTGAAGGAAAGTTAGACCCCACTACAATGGAAGCCTTTGACTGTAATAATATAGAGCCTGCTAAGTTTCAAAATTCTGTTGAAACTACTGATAATTCCAGACAAGCAAGCTGCTTCGTGGTATTTTCTTCACATAAAACCAGAGAAAAAAGGAAGACAG GTACAATGAGCATGAAGCAAGTTGTAGTTTCAACTGAAAGCAAGTATTTTAAAGATGCTGGATTGGAAAAATTAGCATTTCCAGTAAAAGCTGGTCCGAAAAATGAGAATATGGTTTTAGAGGAAACTCCATTGAAGGTTCCAAATAATAACCCTTTCAAGAAGagaaaatttgatgaaatgacTGAACTAGTTTCATCAAAAGGCGAAGATGAGAAGTTGGAAATGTCATGTATTTTTCCTGATGATAGTCAATTGACATTTCCTGACAACAGTAGTTTAAGTGATGCCGGGAAGCTTGAAATCTCTAATCAGATAGTTAGCATTGCTGAACAAATTTTAATGGTGAGTGAGGTAGAATGTTGTGAGACCTTGTGCATCAATATGGGATCCCAAGAAAGTGTCAGCTCTAAGCCAAACAGAGTGTACATTGAAAGAAAAAGAGGTCAAAATGACAAGCTGAAGAGCAGTAATTGCAACAGGTCAGGGACTAAGAACACTATTTTGAACTTTGCTCGTGTGTGA
- the LOC107888799 gene encoding exonuclease 1 isoform X2, which produces MEICLDSNSEKKLRYVAYFMHRVNLLRHHKITPVVVFDGANIPCKAATENERYRRRKENRELAIAKLKEGDVQGATELFQRAVGITPAMANQLIQILKSENVEFVVAPYEADAQLAYLATLEAEKGGVVSVITEDSDLIAYGCPAVTFKMDRYGNGEELVLSKVFDSVSSKPSFRNFDKELFTGMCVLAGCDFLPSVPGIGIVKAHSLVSKYRNLDRVLSVLKIEKGSQMPEDYTKSFKEALAVFQHARIYDAEIRELKHIKPLTEQLLQYLDEGLDFLGPKIPPSVAVAIAEGKLDPTTMEAFDCNNIEPAKFQNSVETTDNSRQASCFVVFSSHKTREKRKTGTMSMKQVVVSTESKYFKDAGLEKLAFPVKAGPKNENMVLEETPLKVPNNNPFKKRKFDEMTELVSSKGEDEKLEMSCIFPDDSQLTFPDNSSLSDAGKLEISNQIVSIAEQILMVSEVECCETLCINMGSQESVSSKPNRVYIERKRGQNDKLKSSNCNRSGTKNTILNFARV; this is translated from the exons ATGGAGATTTGTTTGGATTCAAACAGTGAAAAGAAATTGCGATACGTAGCTTACTTTATGCACAGAGTCAATCTTCTTCGTCATCATAAGATAACCCCCGTTGTTGTTTTTGATGGTGCAAATATTCCCTGCAAGGCTGCCACTGAAAATGAAAGATACAG GAGGAGGAAAGAGAACCGGGAACTGGCAATTGCTAAGCTTAAAGAGGGAGATGTTCAAGGTGCAACTGAGCTTTTCCAG AGAGCAGTGGGCATCACTCCAGCCATGGCAAATCAATTGATTCAG ATCCTGAAATCAGAGAATGTTGAATTTGTGGTAGCTCCATATGAGGCTGATGCACAGCTAGCATATTTGGCCACTCTTGAGGCTGAAAAAGGTGGAGTAGTGTCAGTGATTACAGAAGACAGTGACCTAATAGCATATGGTTGTCCAGCT GTCACATTTAAAATGGACCGTTATGGCAATGGAGAAGAGCTGGTTCTGTCAAAAGTTTTTGATTCTGTATCCAGTAAACCTTCCTTCAGAAATTTTGATAAAGAATTGTTTACAG GTATGTGTGTCCTAGCTGGATGTGATTTCCTTCCATCTGTTCCTGGAATTGGTATTGTAAAGGCACATTCCTTAGTTTCCAAGTATCGGAACTTAGACCGT gTTTTATCAGTTTTGAAGATTGAGAAGGGCAGTCAGATGCCAGAAGATTACACCAAATCGTTCAAAGAAGCACTTGCAGTTTTTCAGCATGCCAGAAT ATATGATGCTGAAATCAGGGAGCTGAAACATATTAAACCTCTTACAGAACAACTTCTGCAATATCTAGATGAAGGGCTTGATTTCCTGGGACC AAAAATCCCTCCATCAGTGGCAGTTGCGATTGCTGAAGGAAAGTTAGACCCCACTACAATGGAAGCCTTTGACTGTAATAATATAGAGCCTGCTAAGTTTCAAAATTCTGTTGAAACTACTGATAATTCCAGACAAGCAAGCTGCTTCGTGGTATTTTCTTCACATAAAACCAGAGAAAAAAGGAAGACAG GTACAATGAGCATGAAGCAAGTTGTAGTTTCAACTGAAAGCAAGTATTTTAAAGATGCTGGATTGGAAAAATTAGCATTTCCAGTAAAAGCTGGTCCGAAAAATGAGAATATGGTTTTAGAGGAAACTCCATTGAAGGTTCCAAATAATAACCCTTTCAAGAAGagaaaatttgatgaaatgacTGAACTAGTTTCATCAAAAGGCGAAGATGAGAAGTTGGAAATGTCATGTATTTTTCCTGATGATAGTCAATTGACATTTCCTGACAACAGTAGTTTAAGTGATGCCGGGAAGCTTGAAATCTCTAATCAGATAGTTAGCATTGCTGAACAAATTTTAATGGTGAGTGAGGTAGAATGTTGTGAGACCTTGTGCATCAATATGGGATCCCAAGAAAGTGTCAGCTCTAAGCCAAACAGAGTGTACATTGAAAGAAAAAGAGGTCAAAATGACAAGCTGAAGAGCAGTAATTGCAACAGGTCAGGGACTAAGAACACTATTTTGAACTTTGCTCGTGTGTGA